In Stieleria varia, one genomic interval encodes:
- a CDS encoding prenyltransferase/squalene oxidase repeat-containing protein, translated as MATSSKPNKAAPPKRDASQLPPPPPPRSKPAPLRPAPEIAPRVSGVGTARVRWRGELESINREAEARERAEKRLAAGLPVDDPDALADDSENPVETVTRSAPPWLVSMVVHLLALLILALVTTPAGQGITRIMLEFGTSETPAPALDLEVFSVDTEITTNQMTEQTEDSLVDAPVPEIFENVETLEMSPIDKVEIGETSLKVSKPMFNGRTGAMKNALLAVYGGTKETQDAVQLGLQWLKRQQRSNGSWSMRGPYSDGGFTENQTAATAMALLAFLGDGNTHKSGPYAGVVDKGVKFLLSQQDRNGFMAANARDHERMYAQAQATIVLCELYAMTNDSWLRPRAQLAVEFAQDAQAQEGGWRYRPREDSDTSVTGWFVMALQSAIAGGLEVHESKLDRVNLYLDSASSFEGAGYSYQPRGAPSPAMTAEGILCRQYLKWTRDSPPQKRGIDALLLDAPFTIKDHDVYYWYYATQVMHHYGGQPWQEWNGAMRVQLPAAQVKSGGEAGSWAPQQDQWGRNSGRLYTTCLSIFCLEVYYRHMPLYKDVH; from the coding sequence GTGGCGACATCTTCCAAGCCCAACAAGGCCGCGCCGCCCAAGCGAGACGCCAGCCAGTTGCCTCCTCCGCCGCCGCCTCGCAGCAAACCGGCCCCGTTGCGACCGGCACCCGAAATTGCTCCCCGAGTCAGTGGAGTTGGTACCGCTCGTGTTCGCTGGCGTGGAGAATTGGAAAGCATCAATCGTGAAGCGGAAGCTCGTGAGCGAGCCGAAAAAAGGCTCGCGGCGGGACTGCCGGTCGATGACCCGGACGCACTGGCGGACGACTCAGAAAATCCGGTTGAAACGGTCACCCGTTCGGCACCACCCTGGTTGGTCAGCATGGTGGTCCACTTGTTGGCCCTGCTGATCTTGGCTTTGGTGACGACACCGGCCGGTCAAGGAATCACGAGGATCATGCTGGAGTTCGGAACCAGCGAAACGCCAGCGCCGGCACTGGATCTGGAAGTCTTTTCCGTCGACACCGAGATCACGACCAATCAGATGACCGAGCAGACGGAGGACTCGCTCGTCGATGCTCCCGTCCCTGAGATCTTTGAAAACGTCGAGACGCTGGAGATGTCGCCGATCGACAAAGTCGAAATCGGTGAGACTTCACTCAAAGTGTCCAAGCCGATGTTCAACGGTCGGACCGGGGCGATGAAAAACGCTTTGCTGGCCGTCTATGGAGGCACCAAAGAAACTCAAGACGCAGTTCAGCTTGGCCTGCAATGGCTGAAACGGCAGCAAAGGTCCAACGGCAGTTGGAGCATGCGAGGGCCGTACAGCGACGGCGGCTTTACCGAAAATCAAACCGCAGCGACCGCGATGGCGCTGTTGGCATTCCTGGGCGACGGCAACACGCACAAAAGTGGACCGTATGCCGGTGTCGTCGACAAAGGTGTCAAGTTCTTGTTGTCTCAGCAAGACCGCAACGGCTTCATGGCCGCCAACGCACGCGATCACGAACGAATGTACGCCCAAGCACAAGCGACGATCGTGCTGTGTGAACTCTACGCGATGACCAACGATTCCTGGCTCCGACCACGCGCCCAGTTGGCTGTCGAGTTTGCCCAAGACGCCCAGGCTCAAGAAGGCGGTTGGCGGTATCGCCCACGCGAGGATTCTGATACCTCCGTGACCGGTTGGTTCGTGATGGCGTTGCAAAGCGCGATCGCGGGCGGACTGGAAGTACACGAGTCGAAACTCGATCGCGTGAACCTGTATCTCGATTCGGCCAGCAGCTTTGAAGGCGCGGGCTACTCCTACCAACCTCGCGGGGCACCCTCCCCGGCGATGACCGCGGAAGGAATCCTGTGCCGGCAATACCTCAAATGGACTCGTGACTCACCGCCACAGAAACGCGGTATCGATGCGTTGCTGTTGGATGCACCGTTCACAATCAAAGACCACGATGTCTATTACTGGTACTACGCCACGCAAGTCATGCATCACTACGGCGGCCAACCTTGGCAAGAGTGGAACGGGGCAATGCGTGTGCAGCTGCCCGCGGCTCAAGTCAAGTCGGGTGGCGAAGCCGGCAGTTGGGCTCCCCAACAAGACCAATGGGGCCGCAACTCGGGACGCCTCTACACGACTTGCTTGTCCATCTTCTGCCTCGAAGTCTACTACCGGCACATGCCGCTCTACAAAGACGTCCACTAG
- a CDS encoding FMN-binding protein, whose amino-acid sequence MMKLRDTRILLLLLTITLFAFLQSAAAQDSVEFLNGVNMQGKIIEIRKDAKEFDFETKIASRSITKTYPYSTVHAVTIKGKRFVLTPKVETAANKDSSSDSNGGPSRSRAEVLALIESVGSQPPDWLESTPLNHPPTLELDWPLNADGPWDESRNVGQYIWGRVNPNESRWRSGIKLVHQCIDLHATNPSLLNRDMEKLGDMYFTLLQDYPRAAYWLQKKGATVSNRTGIYLAECYWRLGNKDMALGLLKAPQLHLDAIKLLGDMGEIDSALRVTQSYKNTGLFNEAFLNAGDALRGAGRLEEAIEYYQAILDRNQARNEEYRKRYTARAAGAIEAIKLFDQADVAKVKDGTYTDSSTGYNGPVKVQVTVADSKITDVRVTKHTEKQFYAAISDTTGQIKRTQGVRKIDGTSGATITSQAIIHASARALAQGAR is encoded by the coding sequence ATGATGAAGCTCCGCGACACTCGAATCCTATTACTGCTGCTGACCATCACACTGTTTGCATTCTTGCAGTCTGCTGCTGCCCAAGACTCCGTCGAATTCCTTAACGGCGTCAACATGCAAGGCAAGATCATCGAGATCCGCAAGGACGCAAAAGAGTTCGATTTCGAAACCAAGATCGCCAGTCGTTCCATTACCAAGACCTATCCCTACTCCACCGTTCACGCGGTGACGATCAAGGGCAAGCGGTTCGTGCTGACGCCGAAAGTCGAAACGGCTGCCAACAAAGATTCAAGTTCCGACTCCAATGGTGGCCCCAGCCGCAGTCGCGCCGAAGTCTTGGCGTTGATCGAGTCCGTCGGCAGCCAGCCGCCCGACTGGCTCGAATCGACGCCGTTGAATCATCCGCCGACACTCGAATTGGATTGGCCCCTCAATGCAGACGGGCCATGGGACGAATCTCGCAACGTTGGTCAGTACATCTGGGGACGCGTCAACCCGAACGAATCTCGCTGGCGATCTGGAATTAAACTTGTTCATCAGTGTATAGATTTGCATGCCACCAACCCCAGCTTGCTCAACCGCGACATGGAAAAGCTCGGCGACATGTACTTCACGTTGCTGCAAGATTATCCTCGCGCCGCTTACTGGCTACAAAAAAAGGGTGCGACCGTCAGCAATCGCACCGGTATCTACTTGGCCGAATGCTACTGGCGTCTGGGCAACAAAGACATGGCGCTCGGGCTGTTGAAAGCACCGCAGTTACATCTTGATGCGATCAAGTTGCTCGGAGACATGGGGGAAATCGACTCGGCGTTGCGTGTGACCCAATCGTACAAGAACACCGGACTGTTCAACGAAGCCTTTCTGAACGCGGGCGACGCCTTGCGAGGCGCTGGACGTTTGGAAGAGGCCATCGAGTACTATCAAGCGATCTTGGATCGCAACCAAGCTCGAAACGAAGAGTATCGCAAGCGATACACGGCACGCGCCGCTGGGGCAATCGAAGCCATCAAGTTGTTTGACCAAGCTGACGTGGCCAAAGTGAAAGACGGAACGTATACCGATTCCAGCACCGGGTACAACGGACCGGTGAAAGTTCAAGTGACGGTGGCCGACAGCAAGATCACGGACGTGCGGGTGACGAAGCATACGGAGAAACAATTCTACGCAGCGATCTCGGACACGACCGGGCAGATCAAACGCACGCAAGGTGTCCGGAAAATCGACGGGACCAGCGGCGCAACGATCACGTCCCAGGCCATCATTCACGCGTCTGCTCGCGCGCTGGCTCAAGGAGCCCGCTGA
- a CDS encoding non-reducing end alpha-L-arabinofuranosidase family hydrolase: protein MNWLTCLVALTSVFTWFATTTHHAGAQQKSTQITEDGPWTTGSFRWRVGPPILGIDANRLPASEAHPWIAVKDPSVVRYNDRWHLFCTLRKAKSGDGRIRIGYLSFTDWAQADQADWSVLDLTLGYHGAPQIFYFTPQRKWYLIYQAADETRGLRYGPCFSTTDDLSDPKSWTLPEPLYVVPEGTKAGLDYWVICDEQSAFLFFTTLDGRMWRSQTRLDQFPDQGWTDPVVALQGDIFEASHTYALSGRSQYLTIVEAQAGKRRYFKGYVADRLDGKWKPLADSKVKPLVSPINVINQNESWATSYSHGEFIRTGFDEHLQIDPHETRLLFQGADDEEYQRGDYGQIPWRLGLLDLVR from the coding sequence ATGAACTGGCTCACCTGTCTCGTCGCCCTGACATCCGTATTCACATGGTTTGCGACAACGACACATCATGCAGGAGCGCAACAGAAATCGACTCAGATCACCGAGGACGGTCCATGGACGACCGGATCGTTTCGTTGGCGAGTTGGACCACCGATCTTGGGTATCGACGCAAATCGGCTGCCGGCGTCGGAGGCACATCCGTGGATCGCGGTCAAGGATCCCAGTGTTGTCCGATACAACGATCGCTGGCATCTGTTTTGCACGTTACGAAAAGCGAAGTCAGGTGACGGACGCATCCGAATCGGCTACTTGTCCTTCACCGATTGGGCTCAAGCCGACCAAGCGGATTGGAGCGTTTTGGACCTGACGCTTGGCTATCACGGTGCGCCACAGATCTTTTATTTCACGCCGCAGCGGAAGTGGTATTTGATCTATCAAGCCGCTGATGAAACTCGAGGGTTGCGGTACGGTCCGTGCTTTTCGACGACGGATGATTTGAGCGACCCCAAGAGTTGGACGCTGCCAGAACCTCTGTACGTGGTCCCCGAGGGCACCAAGGCGGGGCTGGACTACTGGGTGATCTGCGACGAACAGTCCGCATTTCTGTTTTTCACGACCCTGGATGGTCGGATGTGGCGGTCGCAAACCCGATTGGATCAGTTCCCCGATCAAGGCTGGACGGATCCGGTGGTGGCACTACAAGGGGACATCTTCGAAGCCAGTCATACGTATGCATTGAGTGGGCGATCGCAGTATTTGACGATCGTGGAAGCCCAAGCAGGCAAGCGTCGATATTTCAAAGGGTACGTGGCCGACCGTCTGGACGGCAAATGGAAACCGCTAGCGGACAGCAAAGTAAAACCACTGGTTTCACCGATCAACGTGATCAATCAAAACGAATCGTGGGCGACGTCCTACAGTCACGGCGAGTTCATTCGCACCGGTTTCGATGAACATTTGCAGATTGATCCACACGAAACACGATTGTTGTTTCAAGGTGCAGACGACGAGGAATATCAGCGAGGTGACTACGGCCAAATCCCATGGCGTTTGGGTTTATTGGACTTGGTCCGCTAG
- a CDS encoding AAA family ATPase, whose amino-acid sequence MTPPTAPPSGLSEKFAPVKKLYEAVSSEVAKLFVGQDELVLGTLTALFSGGHVLIESVPGLGKTLFVRTLGQVLGCEFGRIQFTADLMPSDITGAPVFDMQQSEFRFRPGPVFTQLLLADEINRSPAKTHAALLEIMQEYRVTIDGTSHKVPKPFLVLATQNPLESEGTYNLPEAQLDRFMFKLRVDYPTAEQEADILRMHSRQIDLNQRLRDEIRVLTNPELVQQMIQLCGTVRITDSLVNYINSIVRATRSWPAFHIGASPRAGLALMQSARTLAGFAGRDYSIPDDVVEVAIPALRHRVQLTAEAEIEGRSSDEELSAMIRGIEVPRD is encoded by the coding sequence ATGACGCCGCCCACTGCTCCGCCATCAGGTCTGAGTGAAAAGTTTGCGCCGGTCAAGAAACTTTACGAAGCCGTTTCGTCCGAAGTCGCAAAGCTCTTTGTCGGCCAGGACGAATTGGTGCTGGGAACCTTGACCGCTCTGTTCTCCGGTGGTCACGTGTTGATCGAGTCGGTTCCAGGTCTTGGCAAGACGCTGTTCGTACGGACCTTGGGTCAAGTCCTCGGGTGTGAGTTTGGTCGCATCCAGTTCACTGCCGACTTGATGCCGTCGGACATCACCGGCGCTCCCGTGTTCGACATGCAACAGAGCGAATTTCGTTTTCGCCCAGGTCCGGTTTTCACTCAGCTCTTGCTGGCGGACGAGATCAACCGGTCGCCCGCAAAGACTCACGCGGCCTTGCTGGAGATCATGCAGGAGTACCGTGTGACGATCGACGGTACGAGCCACAAGGTTCCCAAGCCGTTCCTGGTGCTCGCGACGCAAAACCCGCTCGAGAGCGAGGGCACGTACAACTTGCCCGAAGCCCAGTTGGATCGATTCATGTTCAAGCTGCGGGTGGACTACCCGACCGCCGAACAAGAAGCCGACATTTTGCGGATGCACAGCCGCCAAATCGATCTGAACCAGCGTTTGCGTGATGAGATCAGAGTATTGACCAACCCAGAGTTGGTCCAACAGATGATCCAGCTATGCGGTACGGTTCGCATCACGGATTCACTGGTCAATTACATCAACTCCATCGTGCGAGCAACACGATCATGGCCCGCATTTCACATCGGAGCATCGCCTCGGGCGGGATTGGCGTTAATGCAATCGGCACGAACCTTGGCAGGGTTTGCCGGGCGTGATTATTCGATCCCTGACGATGTGGTCGAAGTCGCGATTCCGGCGCTTCGTCACCGAGTGCAGTTGACAGCGGAAGCGGAGATCGAAGGTCGAAGTTCCGACGAAGAACTGTCAGCAATGATCCGAGGTATCGAAGTGCCGAGGGATTGA
- a CDS encoding DUF4129 domain-containing protein, producing the protein MAIAIFALFSIPAIAQDPLSPPSEVSVPPVQEMLSGAPWFDADQGEIKSVPVRTQSDDSINRGSRWLPKPKKVKAAPASSAATPAAAPGAGAGTGWFTVGNAWAWVLVALIIAGLVALILFALSKTEFEMGSANANASKTGKHTPDEQMLRRIEELPAELRRTDVNPRSEAERLMNAGQFDQAIILLFGHQLLLLDGHGLLRLSRGKTNGKYVRETRMANADCGNWLRQTATAFERSFFGNHSLTSAEFRQLWQQNQMMETAVSRTKEAA; encoded by the coding sequence ATGGCTATCGCGATATTCGCCCTATTTTCAATTCCAGCAATCGCGCAGGATCCGCTGTCCCCACCAAGCGAAGTTTCGGTTCCGCCGGTCCAGGAGATGCTCAGCGGTGCACCTTGGTTTGATGCCGATCAAGGTGAAATAAAGTCTGTGCCCGTGCGAACTCAATCGGACGATTCGATCAACCGTGGCAGTCGCTGGCTGCCCAAGCCCAAGAAAGTAAAGGCCGCGCCGGCAAGCTCGGCTGCTACACCCGCCGCCGCGCCCGGCGCCGGAGCAGGAACAGGCTGGTTCACTGTCGGCAATGCTTGGGCTTGGGTCTTGGTCGCCTTGATCATCGCCGGTTTGGTCGCCCTGATCCTGTTCGCACTCAGCAAGACGGAATTTGAGATGGGCTCGGCAAACGCCAATGCCAGCAAGACTGGCAAGCACACCCCCGACGAGCAGATGCTGCGACGGATCGAAGAGCTGCCTGCTGAATTGCGACGGACGGATGTCAATCCACGTAGTGAAGCGGAGCGTTTGATGAACGCCGGACAGTTTGATCAAGCCATCATCTTGCTTTTCGGACATCAGTTGCTGTTGCTGGATGGGCACGGCTTGCTGAGACTCAGTCGTGGCAAAACCAACGGAAAATACGTTCGAGAGACCAGAATGGCCAACGCGGATTGTGGAAACTGGCTTCGTCAGACCGCAACCGCGTTCGAGAGATCCTTCTTCGGAAACCATTCGCTGACATCAGCCGAGTTCCGACAGCTTTGGCAGCAGAACCAGATGATGGAAACCGCCGTGTCTCGTACAAAGGAGGCAGCCTGA
- a CDS encoding stage II sporulation protein M: MNVALLLEKRREQWAELEQLCESMEVRGKTSKSARLHPNHQGATGVARFATLYRSACADLALADAYQLPPSTVSYLHRLVARAHNQLYRVGSFQPTSWLKMFFEEAPQQIFADGCVRVATIVFFGLFALSMYIGAAESTFPGVAEAICGTETLEQTSESFTNSLGVNSMEYAPRAAFYIQHNTSIGLKCFAGGILLIPCIFTLAFNAIVLGSTFGYMSREGIDGADNFFNFVTAHGPLELTAIALSAGAGLRIGMGLFRTRGLTRSESVRESGRRAVPIMTASAVMFILAAFTEGFLSPSAAPYLFKVTWSVVTSGLISFYFVILGFPSQSAASESPIRAVSYDELMDGSEHGPTFNAVDATPPAGFISGGRHAT; encoded by the coding sequence ATGAATGTTGCCCTGCTGTTGGAAAAACGTCGAGAGCAGTGGGCGGAGTTGGAGCAACTGTGCGAGTCGATGGAAGTACGTGGCAAGACCAGTAAATCGGCTCGTTTGCATCCAAATCATCAGGGAGCGACGGGAGTGGCCCGTTTTGCGACGCTGTACCGCTCCGCATGCGCCGATCTGGCCTTGGCAGACGCATATCAGTTGCCTCCCAGCACGGTGTCTTACTTGCACCGCTTGGTCGCCCGAGCCCACAACCAACTCTATCGCGTCGGATCATTCCAGCCGACGAGTTGGCTGAAAATGTTTTTCGAGGAAGCCCCGCAGCAGATCTTTGCCGATGGATGCGTCCGAGTGGCGACGATCGTGTTTTTTGGCCTGTTTGCTCTCTCGATGTACATCGGCGCTGCCGAGTCGACGTTTCCAGGTGTGGCCGAGGCGATCTGTGGGACCGAGACGTTGGAGCAGACCAGTGAATCCTTTACCAATTCGCTCGGCGTGAATTCGATGGAGTATGCGCCTCGGGCGGCGTTCTACATTCAGCACAACACGAGCATCGGCCTGAAGTGTTTCGCCGGCGGCATTTTGTTGATACCGTGTATCTTCACGTTGGCTTTCAATGCCATCGTGCTTGGCTCCACCTTTGGGTACATGTCTCGCGAAGGCATCGACGGCGCGGACAATTTCTTTAATTTCGTGACCGCCCATGGTCCGTTGGAACTGACGGCGATTGCACTGTCCGCCGGCGCGGGTTTGCGAATCGGCATGGGCTTGTTTCGCACTCGCGGTTTGACACGATCAGAATCGGTGCGTGAAAGTGGTCGTCGGGCCGTTCCCATCATGACGGCGTCGGCCGTGATGTTCATCTTGGCGGCTTTCACGGAAGGGTTCCTGTCGCCCAGCGCGGCACCCTATCTTTTCAAAGTCACTTGGTCGGTGGTCACGTCCGGGTTGATCAGTTTCTATTTCGTCATCCTTGGCTTCCCCAGTCAAAGTGCCGCCAGCGAGTCGCCGATCCGAGCCGTGTCGTACGACGAATTGATGGATGGCAGCGAGCACGGGCCAACATTCAATGCTGTTGATGCGACGCCACCGGCCGGATTCATTTCCGGAGGTCGCCATGCAACTTGA
- a CDS encoding Nramp family divalent metal transporter — MPESPSPGQNSDDLPINQQPPEGDALDPSSQDPVSQSVDPPTTLFRMLACVGPGLIVAGSIVGSGELIATTKTGAEAGFSLLWLILLGCVIKVFAQIEFGRYAITSGKTTLQALDEVPGPRLAGRGNWLVWYWVLMWLASISQLGGIVGGVGQALAISAPITQAGQEYNVTADDIHMRRYEEYRSQVVRDGGAESTAVIEPVESVDAELMDATKDVVETEASRWSEYNAKHGVDSDGNPSVPHDAAIWAAIVAVLTSLVLVWGRYGLIQSLSTILVASFTLLTVFNLFLLQGQPEFSVRWSEFWSGLMPSLPERTAGINPIGTALATFGIIGVGAAELVVYPYWCLEKGYGKFTGVNDGSPAWRERAAGWMRVMHIDAWGSMIVYTFATIAFYLLGAAVLHRLGLNPEKNDMVRTLAVMFRPVFSEWAAMVFLFGAFAVLYSTFFVANASHARTFSDALRVVGLIAEDEVTRERWIRILSGVFPILCLVIFLAFQAPAQLVLLSGVAQGIMLPMLAGAALFFRYKRVTEGLTPGRWWDLMLWLSAAAMLVTGVWTVVDKFLN, encoded by the coding sequence ATGCCCGAATCGCCATCCCCTGGCCAGAACTCGGACGACTTGCCGATCAACCAGCAGCCCCCAGAGGGCGATGCTCTCGATCCGTCGTCACAAGACCCAGTGTCACAAAGCGTCGATCCGCCCACCACCTTGTTTCGCATGCTGGCCTGCGTCGGCCCGGGACTCATCGTGGCCGGCTCGATCGTGGGCAGCGGTGAGCTGATTGCGACGACCAAGACGGGCGCCGAAGCAGGTTTCAGCTTGCTGTGGCTGATCCTGCTGGGATGTGTCATCAAAGTCTTTGCACAGATTGAGTTTGGACGTTACGCGATCACGAGCGGCAAAACGACCCTCCAAGCATTGGACGAGGTTCCCGGGCCACGTTTGGCCGGTCGCGGAAATTGGCTGGTCTGGTATTGGGTGTTGATGTGGTTGGCCAGTATTTCCCAGCTCGGTGGAATCGTAGGCGGAGTGGGTCAAGCCCTTGCGATCAGCGCGCCGATCACTCAAGCCGGCCAGGAGTACAACGTTACCGCTGATGACATTCACATGCGACGCTACGAAGAGTATCGCAGCCAAGTCGTCCGGGATGGCGGCGCCGAGTCGACGGCGGTCATCGAGCCTGTTGAATCAGTCGATGCTGAGCTGATGGATGCAACCAAGGACGTTGTCGAAACAGAAGCATCTCGATGGAGCGAGTACAACGCCAAGCACGGCGTTGACTCCGATGGAAACCCCAGCGTGCCGCACGACGCAGCGATCTGGGCTGCGATCGTTGCCGTCCTGACCAGTTTGGTCCTGGTGTGGGGACGCTACGGCCTGATCCAATCGCTCTCCACCATCCTTGTCGCTTCGTTCACGTTGCTGACCGTTTTCAACTTGTTCCTCTTGCAAGGCCAACCAGAGTTCAGTGTTCGATGGTCCGAGTTTTGGTCTGGCTTGATGCCGTCATTGCCAGAACGCACCGCCGGGATCAACCCGATCGGCACCGCGCTCGCCACCTTCGGAATCATCGGCGTGGGGGCCGCCGAGCTGGTCGTCTATCCGTATTGGTGTTTGGAAAAAGGGTACGGCAAATTCACCGGAGTCAACGACGGCAGTCCCGCGTGGCGTGAACGTGCCGCCGGTTGGATGCGAGTCATGCACATCGATGCGTGGGGATCGATGATCGTCTACACTTTTGCCACCATCGCGTTTTACTTACTCGGTGCGGCAGTCTTGCACCGCTTGGGATTGAACCCGGAAAAGAACGACATGGTGCGAACGCTGGCGGTCATGTTCCGTCCGGTTTTTAGCGAGTGGGCGGCGATGGTGTTTCTCTTCGGTGCATTTGCCGTGCTCTACTCGACATTCTTTGTCGCCAACGCCAGCCACGCCAGGACATTCTCCGACGCCTTGCGTGTGGTCGGGCTGATCGCGGAGGATGAAGTCACCCGGGAGCGTTGGATCCGTATCCTCAGCGGCGTTTTTCCGATTCTGTGTCTGGTGATTTTCTTGGCCTTTCAAGCACCCGCGCAACTGGTACTGCTGAGCGGGGTGGCACAAGGAATCATGCTGCCGATGCTCGCCGGCGCGGCGTTGTTCTTTCGGTACAAACGTGTCACCGAAGGCCTGACGCCGGGACGCTGGTGGGACCTGATGCTCTGGCTCTCCGCCGCCGCCATGCTGGTCACCGGCGTCTGGACCGTAGTGGACAAGTTCTTGAACTAG